The sequence below is a genomic window from Mycobacterium sp. ITM-2016-00316.
AGGTTTCTGTGAAATTTCTCTATGTGACGAACAAATTAACCTGTGGCTCGACGGGTGTTATCCGTTCATTCACCGGGTACAAGTCGCCGCCGGGCGGTGCGCAACGGTCGGTTGTAACGATCCGGTAGCGTCCGGCGATGTGATGGGCATGCGAAAAACCACGAGCAAGGTAGGAGCTGTCGCCGGCGCTGCGGCGATGGTGGCGGGCGCGGCGCTCGCCTTCGGCACCGCGACGGCCAGTGCTGAGCCGGACGGTCAGCTGGTGCGCTACACCCTGACCTCGGGGGCGCCCTATCAGTTCCAGGTGTTCTACCTGACGGCGCAGCCGCCGAGCATGGAGGCCTACAACGCCGACGCCTACACCTTCGCGAAGCGCGAGACCATCACCGTGGGTCCCGGGGCGCCGTGGGTGTTCGAAACCACGCTCGCCGATCCGCAGTGGGCCATCCTGCAGGTGAGTAGCACGACGAAGGGGTCGGTCGGCCCGCCGAACGCGCATTGCGATATCGCTGCCGGCGACCAGATCATCGCCGCGCAGGACAACCCCTACAGCGTCACGTGCCAGGGCACCCAGTGGTGACCGTCTGACGGCTTGACATTCCCATCGAACAGATGTTCGATGGGAATCATGCGATGGGACGGGCAGAGTGTGCGCGCCGACGACGGTGCGCTGCCGGGTCTGGCCCGGCTCGGTTTCGTCCGGACCGTCCGCACGCCGGAGTTCGACGGGATCACCTTCCACGAGATCCTGTGCAAATCCGCGCTGAACAAGGTGCCCGATGCGGCCATGCTGCCGTTCCGGTACACCGTCAACGGCTACCGCGGCTGCTCGCATGCCTGCCGGTACTGTTTCGCCCGGCCAACCCACGAGTACCTGGATTTCGATCCCGGTGCCGACTTCGACACCCAGGTCGTGGTGAAAACCAATGTGGCCGAAGTGCTTTCCCGTGAGCTCCGTCGACCCTCATGGGCCCGGGAGACGGTCGCGCTGGGCACCAACACCGATCCCTATCAGCGGGCCGAGGGACGTTACCGGCTGATGCCGGGCATCCTGACCGCGCTCGCCGAATCCGGTACCTCGTACTCGATCCTGACCAAGGGCACCCTGTTGCGCCGCGATCTGCCGTTGATCGCCGAGGCCGAGCATGACGGGCCGGGTGCCAGTGTGTCGATCTCGCTGGCGGTGATCGATCCGGAGCTTCAGCGTGACATCGAACCCGGCACACCGTCCCCGCAGGCGCGGCTGGCGCTGATCTCGGCCATCCGTGACGCGGGCCTGAACTGCCACGTGATGGTCGCGCCCGTGCTGCCCGGCCTGACCGATTCCACCGAGCATCTCGATGCGCTGCTGCACGCCATCGCCGACGCGGGCGCGACGGGCGCCACCGTGTTCGGGCTGCACCTGCGCGGTTCCACCCGGGGGTGGTTCATGCAGTGGCTACAGCGTGCGCATCCCGAGCTCGTCTTCCGATACCGGAGTCTGTACCGGCGCGGGGCCTATCTCCCGCCGGAGTACCGCGATGAGCTGCGTGCCCGGGTGGCGCCGCTGCTCACGCGGTACCGATTGACTGGGCGTGGGCCCATGGCGCGCGCCGGTGCCGTTTCCTCCGAAGTCACGGCACCGGCGCACCCCACCTTGTTCTGACGAGTGGAGCCGTCACGGCGTGAGCCCGCGCACTACCGCGGCGGCCACCGGGCTCGGATGCTCGGCCTCGAGGTCGAGTTCGCCGGTGGGTTCCAGGGGAGGCTGGGCCATGAACCGGGGGACCGCGCCACGGTGCGCGGTCGCGGTGTGCACCACGAACGGGTGGCACAGGTAGACGTCACCGATGCGTCCGGTGGCCGAGACGACATCGCAGTTCTCGGTGGCCGGGACCACCTTCTCGCAGATCGGCATCCATGGAGCGCCGTCGGACCCGTACTCGGCCAACACTTTCGGTACGGCCAGATGCGAGCCGACCCGGATCGCGGTCGGTGCATCATCGGGGCCGACGTCGGAATACAGGAACAGCATCAGCAATGCGCGGCCGCGGGACCGCAGGCTCAACCGCGGACCCTCGGCGTCATGGAACGATGCCTCGACATGCCATCCCGCCTCAGGTGGCGCCGCGGTGCTCGGAAAGCGCAGGGGGAAGGTACCCATCCCGAGCCGGGGTTGCCAACCATCGCGCCCGACAAGGACATCGAACGCCTCGGTGAGAACGTCGGTGTTGGCCGACGCCGTGAAATCCGGGGTCGCCATGGCGGTCACCCTGATCAGCGATTCCGTCCAACTCGTGGGATCGGCAGGGTCCAGGCCGGTGGCCCTCCACAGCTGGTCGTGGCAGCGCAGGCCCAGTTCGCGGTCGAAGGCGGACTCGATTTTGAGGTAGCCGTCACTGATGAAGCGGTCCACGTCGAGCATGCAGCCATCCTTGTTGCTGCCGGAGCACCGAAGCAACCGAATTTCCGGCATCCGCAGCAAGATCCGACACATGCGCAGGCCGCGCCACCCGCCCGCCGTGTCACGGCTTTACGCTTTCGCGCCCCGCGGGTCGCGGAAGCGAGTATGTATTCGAAGTATGACCACGCAAAAACTGTTGAGTTCGTTGAGCGAATCCGACCTGCTGTTGGTGCGGGAAACGGCCCAGGGCGAACTGAGTGCGCTCGACGAAGACGGACTCCTCGACCTGCACGCGCGGGTGCGTCGCGCGCGCAACAAGCATGTCGGGATGTATCGGCGCCAAGCCTCCGCGCGGGTGCCGGCCAAGGGTGCTCGCGGCAAGGCGCGTCCGGCCAATGCCAACAACGCCGCCCGCGCCGAGATCTTCGAGGACGCGCTGGCACGGGTGAGTCGCCAACTCGGTGCCGCCGCCCGGCAGAGTGCACGCGATCTCAAGGATGAGCGTCTGGCGATGGCGCGCAACGAGTCCCCGAAGGCTGCGCCGCCCGCGAAAGTGGCACGCAGCTCCGGGGTCACGACGCGCGTGCTGGCCGACAAGACCAGGCAGTCACCCGGCCGCAAGAAGCGCGAGGCGAGCTCGATCGCCGCGGGCGCCCGGCGCCAGGCCAAGCGCGACAGCCGGTGAACCGAACATCTAGACCTTGTTGCGTTTGACCTGATTGAACGGAACGCCACGATCGGCGGCCGGTTCGCGAGGGAAGCCGAGAACCCGCTCGCTGATGACGTTGCGGGCCATCTCGGAGCTGCCGCCGCCCAGTGAACCCGTTTGCCGGGACAGGTAGCGCACGCCGATCTCCTGCAGCCCGGTGCCGTCATCGATCACCCCGGCGGTGCCGGCGATGGCCAGCGCGGTGTCGACCTCGAGTTCGGTGGTCTCGGCGTGGAACAACCGGATCAAGGTGCCGGCGTTCGGCGGCAGCGAGCCGTTCGCGATGCACCGGGACACGTGGTCGATGAGCTGATCCTTGACGATGCGACGAGCCAGCGCACGGCCGGCCAGGTCCTGCACCCGGGCGTCGCCGCCCTGTCCGGTGGCCTCGGCCAGGCCCACATGATCGGGCGGCATCTCGCTGGCGTTCTCGGCGCCTGTGCCACTGGCGAATTCGGATCCGCCACCGACGGCACGCCGCTCGTGGTGCAACTGGCGCGACGCCACGGTCCAGCCGTCGTTGACCGCACCGACCACGGCGTCATCGCCGAGTTCGAGACCGTCGAAGAACTCCTCGCAGAACTCCTCGTTGCCGTTGACCTCGGTGATCCGGCGCATCGTGATCCCGGGCGCGGACAGCGGTACCAGGAACATGGTGAGGCCCGCGTGCTTGGGCACGGTCCAGTCGGTGCGGGCCAGCATCAAGCCGTAGTCGGCCGCGAACGCACTGGTGCTCCAGGTCTTGGCGCCGTTGATGACCCACTTGTCGCCGACCCGGTCGGCCCGGGTGATCACCCCGGCCAAGTCGGATCCGCCGCTGGGCTCCGACAGCAGCTGGCACAGGATCTCCTCACCCCGGATGGCCGCCGAGATGCGCTCGCGCTTCTGGTCCTCGCTGCCGACGTCCAGGATGGTCGCCGAGCAGATGGTGAATGACGGGGTGTTCAGGATCAGTGGCATCTCGTAGGCGCGGCATTCGGCGTTGAACGCCTTCTGGTAGGCCAGATCCAGTCCCAGTCCGCCGTATTCGCGGGGGAAGCAGATGCCGGCGAACCCACCCGCGTGCAGTTTCTGCTGCAGTTCCTTGGCGCGGTCCCACGACTGCTGTTCGGCGCGCACCATGAACGGGGGATTTTCCGGGTCGATCGGCGGCATGTTCTCTGCCAGCCATGCCCGTGCCCTGGCGCTGAAATCGGCGACCGACTCATCGGTGTGGGTGGAGATCGCGGTGTCGGTCATGCGGGAACCTTTCGGCTCAGTTCGAAGATGACTCGGTGGTGGTCCTCGGGCGAGCCGAACATCGCCCGGTTCAGGGCCGCCCGCCGCAGATACAGGTGCAGGTCATGCTCCCAGGTCACGCCGATGCCGCCGTGCAGCTGCACACAGTCCTGCAGCATCACCGGGGCACGTTCGCCGACATAGGCTTTCGCGACACTGACGAACTTGCGTGCGTCCGGGGACCGGGCGCCGACGGCTTCGGCGGCACCGGCGGTGGTGGCCCGGGCGGCCTCGAACCACAGTTTCATATCCGCGAACCGATGCTTGAGGGCCTGATAGGAGGCCAGCGGCCGGCCGAAGCTGTGCCGGTCGAGCAGCCATTGATTGGTCATCGCCAGCACCGCGTCCAGGATGCCGACGGTCTCGGCGCATTGCAGCACCAGCGCCACCTGGCGCTGGCGTTCGATCACCTCGGCGGTCTGCTCGGCCGAGCCCAGCACCGCGGCGGCATCGACCCGGACGCCGTCGAATGAGATTCGGGCGTAGCGCTTCACCATGTCCACCGAGCGCTGGGTCTCGATGCTCACGCCGGCCGCGTCGGCGGGCACCACGAACTGCCGCACCGCGCCGTCCAGCCTCGCCGTCACCAGCAGCACGTCGGCCGCATCGCCGGATTCGACGCGGTCCTTGACGCCGTCGAGCCGGTAGCCGCCATCGACGGCGGCCGCCGTCACGTCGGCGGTCAACGGGGAGAACGGATTACCGGGTTCATAGACCGCCCAACTCGCCACCGCTTCGCCGGAGACCAGCGACTCGATCGTCGATTCGTGACCGTCCGGCGCCTCGACGAGTCCGGCCAGCACCACGCTGACCGGGTGCAGCGGGCCGGGGGCGACGGTGCGTCCGGCCTGCTCGGCGAGTAGCGCGAGATCGGCCACTCCGTCACCGGAGACGCTGCCGCCGCCGAGTTCTTCGGGCACCAGCAGGCTCGTCCACCCCAGCTCGGCCGCGCGCTGCCACCACCGGGCGTCGAAAGAGCCCCCGCTGCCCTGTATCTCGCGCACCGTGCTCAGCGGGACCTCCTTGTCCAGGAAGGCCTGCGCGGTCGAGGCGAACAGCATCTGTTCCGGATTGGCCGCAGCGGTCATCGGAATCTCCTCCTCAGGCGAATGTCATGGCGGGCACGTCGGGCTTGTGCACGATCTGGTTGGGCACCTTGAAAAGGTCGATCAAGTTGGCGCCCATGACCTTCCGCACACCCTCATCGTCGAGGCCGTTGGCCTCCAGGTCGCCCACCAGGTTGATCGGATCGGCAAGGCCCTCGGGATGCGGCCAGTCCGAGCCGAAGATGATGCGGTCGATTCCGCACAGATCGGCCATGTCCTTGAAGTTGTCCTCCCAGAACGGAGCGACATACACGCACCGCCGGAACGCCTCGATCGGATCCTCGGGGAAGGAGTCCGGCATCTTCGAGTAGACGTCCTTGAACTGGTAGTGCAGGTAGGGCACCCAGGAGGCGCCGTTCTCGACGGACAGGATGCGCAGGTCCGGGTTGCGGGTCAGCGCACCGTGGCAGACCAGCGCGGCCATGGTGTCCTCGATGGGACGCTTGCCCATCGCGACCATCCGGAAAGACGTGGGAGAGAACGGCTTGAACTCCGTGGCCGGTTCCCAGTCGTTGAGGTAGTTGGAGTAGCCGCTGTCGGAGGCGTGCATCGCCACCGGGATGCCGGCCTTGACACACGCGTCCCAGAACGGATCGAACTCCTCCACACCCATGGAGCGGCTGCCGCGGTACCCCGGCACCGGTGCGGGCCGGACCAGGACGGTCTTGGCGCCGCGCTCCAGACACCATTCGAGTTCTTCCAGGGCGCGCTCGACATTGCCGAGGTTGATCACCGGGGTGGAGAAGATGCGGTCCTCGTAGTTGAACTGCCAGGTTTCGTACATCCACCGGTTCAGCGCATGCACGATGTCGAGAATCAGATCCGGGTCGTCCTTCAGGCGCTCTTCGACGAGGCTGGCCAGT
It includes:
- a CDS encoding amidohydrolase family protein — encoded protein: MPSRTLSYPVFDADNHFYEPKEALTQFLPDHRKGVIDYIEVRGRTKIMVRNQVSDYIPNPTFEVVARPGAQEDYFRHGSGGKSYREVMGKPMKAIPAFRNPAARLEVLDSLGLDYTLMFPTLASLVEERLKDDPDLILDIVHALNRWMYETWQFNYEDRIFSTPVINLGNVERALEELEWCLERGAKTVLVRPAPVPGYRGSRSMGVEEFDPFWDACVKAGIPVAMHASDSGYSNYLNDWEPATEFKPFSPTSFRMVAMGKRPIEDTMAALVCHGALTRNPDLRILSVENGASWVPYLHYQFKDVYSKMPDSFPEDPIEAFRRCVYVAPFWEDNFKDMADLCGIDRIIFGSDWPHPEGLADPINLVGDLEANGLDDEGVRKVMGANLIDLFKVPNQIVHKPDVPAMTFA
- a CDS encoding Rv2578c family radical SAM protein; protein product: MRWDGQSVRADDGALPGLARLGFVRTVRTPEFDGITFHEILCKSALNKVPDAAMLPFRYTVNGYRGCSHACRYCFARPTHEYLDFDPGADFDTQVVVKTNVAEVLSRELRRPSWARETVALGTNTDPYQRAEGRYRLMPGILTALAESGTSYSILTKGTLLRRDLPLIAEAEHDGPGASVSISLAVIDPELQRDIEPGTPSPQARLALISAIRDAGLNCHVMVAPVLPGLTDSTEHLDALLHAIADAGATGATVFGLHLRGSTRGWFMQWLQRAHPELVFRYRSLYRRGAYLPPEYRDELRARVAPLLTRYRLTGRGPMARAGAVSSEVTAPAHPTLF
- a CDS encoding phytanoyl-CoA dioxygenase, with the translated sequence MLDVDRFISDGYLKIESAFDRELGLRCHDQLWRATGLDPADPTSWTESLIRVTAMATPDFTASANTDVLTEAFDVLVGRDGWQPRLGMGTFPLRFPSTAAPPEAGWHVEASFHDAEGPRLSLRSRGRALLMLFLYSDVGPDDAPTAIRVGSHLAVPKVLAEYGSDGAPWMPICEKVVPATENCDVVSATGRIGDVYLCHPFVVHTATAHRGAVPRFMAQPPLEPTGELDLEAEHPSPVAAAVVRGLTP
- a CDS encoding acyl-CoA dehydrogenase family protein, which gives rise to MTAAANPEQMLFASTAQAFLDKEVPLSTVREIQGSGGSFDARWWQRAAELGWTSLLVPEELGGGSVSGDGVADLALLAEQAGRTVAPGPLHPVSVVLAGLVEAPDGHESTIESLVSGEAVASWAVYEPGNPFSPLTADVTAAAVDGGYRLDGVKDRVESGDAADVLLVTARLDGAVRQFVVPADAAGVSIETQRSVDMVKRYARISFDGVRVDAAAVLGSAEQTAEVIERQRQVALVLQCAETVGILDAVLAMTNQWLLDRHSFGRPLASYQALKHRFADMKLWFEAARATTAGAAEAVGARSPDARKFVSVAKAYVGERAPVMLQDCVQLHGGIGVTWEHDLHLYLRRAALNRAMFGSPEDHHRVIFELSRKVPA
- a CDS encoding acyl-CoA dehydrogenase family protein; protein product: MTDTAISTHTDESVADFSARARAWLAENMPPIDPENPPFMVRAEQQSWDRAKELQQKLHAGGFAGICFPREYGGLGLDLAYQKAFNAECRAYEMPLILNTPSFTICSATILDVGSEDQKRERISAAIRGEEILCQLLSEPSGGSDLAGVITRADRVGDKWVINGAKTWSTSAFAADYGLMLARTDWTVPKHAGLTMFLVPLSAPGITMRRITEVNGNEEFCEEFFDGLELGDDAVVGAVNDGWTVASRQLHHERRAVGGGSEFASGTGAENASEMPPDHVGLAEATGQGGDARVQDLAGRALARRIVKDQLIDHVSRCIANGSLPPNAGTLIRLFHAETTELEVDTALAIAGTAGVIDDGTGLQEIGVRYLSRQTGSLGGGSSEMARNVISERVLGFPREPAADRGVPFNQVKRNKV